In Sphingomonas profundi, the sequence TCGATCCGGTCAGGGTCAGGCGGCGCTGCATGATCTTCCAGATCGGGATCTCGGCCTTCAGCCCGCGCTGCACCGCAATCGACACGTGGCGCCCGTCCTCGGCCAGGCAATCGATGTTGCGCGGCAGATAGTCGCCGCCGACCATGTCCAGCACCGCCGCGCAGCCCTTGCCGCCGGTGATCGCCGCCACCTCCGCCACGAAATCGCGATCCTTGTAGTTGATCGCGTGATCCGCGCCGATCTCCCTGGCGCGGGCCGCTTTCTCCTCCGATCCGACCGTGACGATCACGGTGAGCCCGAACAGCTTGCCGAGCGTGATCGCCATCGTACCGATGCCGCTGGTGCCGCCGTGCACCAGAACGGTATCGCCCTCCACCGCATAGGCGCGCTCGAACAGGTTGGTCCACACGGTGAACAGCGTCTCGGGCAGGGCCGCGGCTTCCACCAGGGTCAGCGCGTCGGGCACCGGCAGGCACTGGCCGAACGGCGCCGCCGCATATTCGGCATAGCCGCCGCCCGAGACCAGCGCGCAGACGCGCTGGCCGATCTCGGCGCCGGCGCACCCCTCCCCGATCGCGACGATCTCGCCGGCGATCTCCAGCCCGGGGATCGTGGGCGCGCCCGGCGGCGGCGGATAGCTGCCGACGCGCTGGGCGACGTCGGGCCGGTTGACGCCGGCTGCGGCGACGCGGACCAGCACCTCGCCCGACGCCGGTACGGGCACCGGCCGCTCCACCGGCACCAGCACCTCCGGCCCGCCCGTCTCCGCCGGATCGATCGCGTTCATCATCGCCGGCAGCGCGACCATGGCATTCCCCCTTTTTCGTCCGCGGGTTTATTGACAGCGGCGTCGCGCCGGTCAACGATCCGACGATGGACGCGGAAGAACTTTTTCCGAAGCGATCGGACGACGCGCTTGCAGCGCTGGCGAAGCAGGATCTCGATCCGCTCTCGGTGGCAGAACTGGACGCGCGCGTGGCCGCGCTGGAGGCGGAAATCGCCCGCTGCAAGGCGCGCCGCGCCGCCGCCGTTAATCACCGCTCAAGCGCCGATGCCCTATTCCGGCGATGAGGGCGATCTGGCCGGCACGATCCGCCACGAGGCGACATCCTTCGTGGAACAGGACGAAAACAGCCACCGTTCTTGATGAAGGGGTCGGGCATCACGACATGGTGGTCAACGACCTGCCGGTCGATGAGGGGTCCGGCTTCCGACTGGGCCCGAAGGAGTAGACGCACATGCCCTCATTCGCCCGCGAACTGGAGCAGACGCTTCACAACGCACTGACCGCGGCCAGCAGCCGCCGCCATGAATATGCCACGCTCGAGCATCTGCTGCTCGCCCTGATCGACGACGAGCACGCCTCCAAGGTGATGGCCGCCTGCGGCGTGGAGGTGGCCGAGCTGAAGGAGGCCGTGCGCCTCTACCTCGATACCGAGCTCGATGCGCTGAAGGTGGGGACGGACACCGATCCGTCGCCCACCAGCGGCTTCCAGCGGGTCGTGCAGCGGGCCATCCTGCACGTCCAGTCCTCCGGCCGCGAGGAAGTGACCGGCGCCAACGTGCTGGTCGCCCTGTTCAGCGAGCGCGAGAGCTACGCCGTCTTCTTCCTGCAGCAGCAGGACATGAGCCGCCTGGATGCGGTCAGCTTCATCAGCCACGGCGTCGGCAAGGCCGGCCAACCCACGGAGCAACGCGAAGTGAAAGGCGCCGAGGAAGAGAAAGCCGCCAAGCAGGACGGCAAGAAGAGCGAGAGCGCGCTCAAGCAGTTCTGCGTCGATCTCAACGCCAAGGCCAAGGACGGCCGGGTCGATCCGCTGATCGGCCGCGGCCCGGAGGTGGACCGTACGGTGCAGATCCTGTGCCGCCGCTCCAAGAACAACCCGCTCTACGTGGGCGATCCCGGCGTCGGCAAGACCGCGATCGCGGAAGGTCTCGCCCGCAAGATCGTCGAGGGCCAGGTGCCGGAGGTGCTGCTGCCGGCCGTGATCTACTCGCTGGACATGGGCGCGCTGCTGGCCGGCACGCGTTATCGCGGCGACTTCGAGGAGCGGCTGAAGCAGGTGGTGACGGAGCTTGAGAAGCTGCCGCACGCCATCCTGTTCATCGACGAGATCCACACCGTGATCGGCGCCGGCGCCACGTCCGGCGGGGCGATGGACGCGTCGAACCTGCTCAAGCCGGCGCTCAGCGGCGGCACAATCCGCTGCATCGGCTCGACCACCTACAAGGAGTTCCGCAACCACTTCGAGAAGGACCGCGCGCTGCTGCGGCGCTTCCAGAAGATCGACGTGAACGAGCCGACGGTGGAGGACACGATCAAGATCCTCGCCGGCCTGCGATCGGCGTTCGAGGAGCATCACCACGTCAAGTACACGCCCGACGCGATCAAGTCGGCGGTGGAGCTCTCGGCTCGCTACATCAACGATCGCAAGCTGCCCGACAAGGCCATCGACGTGGTGGACGAGGCCGGCGCGATGCAGATGCTGGTGCCCGAGAACAAGCGCAAGAAGGTGATCACGCCCAAGGAGATCGAGAGCGTGATCGCGACGATGGCGCGCATCCCGCCGAAGTCCGTCTCGTCCGACGACAAGAAGTCGCTGGCGACCTTGGAGACCGACCTGAAGCGGGTGGTGTTCGGCCAGAACCAGGCGATCGAGCTGCTCTCCTCGGCGATCAAGCTGAGCCGGGCGGGCCTGCGCGATCCCGACAAGCCGATCGGCAACTATCTGTTCACCGGCCCCACCGGCGTCGGCAAGACGGAGGTCGCGCGGCAGCTGGCGAGCATCATGGGCATCCCGCTGCAGCGGTTCGACATGTCCGAATATATGGAGCGCCACTCGGTCAGCCGGCTGATCGGCGCGCCGCCGGGCTATGTCGGCTACGACCAGGGCGGCCTGCTGACCGACGCGGTGGACCAGCATCCGCACAGCGTGCTGCTGCTGGACGA encodes:
- the clpA gene encoding ATP-dependent Clp protease ATP-binding subunit ClpA, which gives rise to MPSFARELEQTLHNALTAASSRRHEYATLEHLLLALIDDEHASKVMAACGVEVAELKEAVRLYLDTELDALKVGTDTDPSPTSGFQRVVQRAILHVQSSGREEVTGANVLVALFSERESYAVFFLQQQDMSRLDAVSFISHGVGKAGQPTEQREVKGAEEEKAAKQDGKKSESALKQFCVDLNAKAKDGRVDPLIGRGPEVDRTVQILCRRSKNNPLYVGDPGVGKTAIAEGLARKIVEGQVPEVLLPAVIYSLDMGALLAGTRYRGDFEERLKQVVTELEKLPHAILFIDEIHTVIGAGATSGGAMDASNLLKPALSGGTIRCIGSTTYKEFRNHFEKDRALLRRFQKIDVNEPTVEDTIKILAGLRSAFEEHHHVKYTPDAIKSAVELSARYINDRKLPDKAIDVVDEAGAMQMLVPENKRKKVITPKEIESVIATMARIPPKSVSSDDKKSLATLETDLKRVVFGQNQAIELLSSAIKLSRAGLRDPDKPIGNYLFTGPTGVGKTEVARQLASIMGIPLQRFDMSEYMERHSVSRLIGAPPGYVGYDQGGLLTDAVDQHPHSVLLLDEIEKAHPDLFNILLQVMDNGKLTDHHGKTVDFRNVILIMTTNAGASDMARESLGFGNLTREGEDEEAVKKMFTPEFRNRLDAIVPFGYLPTEVVSRVVDKFILQLELQLADREVHIALDDDAKAWLTARGYDRLYGARPMGRLIQEKIKQPLAEELLFGKLVHGGEVKVHLKDDALAFEITAAAPKRPKKGGKPKAVEQA
- a CDS encoding DUF1192 domain-containing protein; protein product: MDAEELFPKRSDDALAALAKQDLDPLSVAELDARVAALEAEIARCKARRAAAVNHRSSADALFRR
- a CDS encoding NAD(P)H-quinone oxidoreductase, with the protein product MVALPAMMNAIDPAETGGPEVLVPVERPVPVPASGEVLVRVAAAGVNRPDVAQRVGSYPPPPGAPTIPGLEIAGEIVAIGEGCAGAEIGQRVCALVSGGGYAEYAAAPFGQCLPVPDALTLVEAAALPETLFTVWTNLFERAYAVEGDTVLVHGGTSGIGTMAITLGKLFGLTVIVTVGSEEKAARAREIGADHAINYKDRDFVAEVAAITGGKGCAAVLDMVGGDYLPRNIDCLAEDGRHVSIAVQRGLKAEIPIWKIMQRRLTLTGSTLRARDAGFKALVADEIRRIVWPHAEAGRLKPVLDRTFPLAQAADAHRWLEQGDHVGKIVLEP